One Aegilops tauschii subsp. strangulata cultivar AL8/78 chromosome 7, Aet v6.0, whole genome shotgun sequence genomic window carries:
- the LOC109762657 gene encoding uncharacterized protein, whose translation MKLPTPKIMSSIRLLLVGVFLLARKSSSQPNSGDQATLLAIKQEWGNPTQLVSWDPVADANHCSWAGVVCGGERTVIGISLARLNLTGKIPQCVCDLPSLTHLDLSYNNLNGGFPGAQLYACSHLRFLDLSNNAFHGVLPDDISHLSPAMEHLNLSTNHFHGAVPAEVAGLLALRLTGELPRKITAVNLIDLDVSSNQLTGEMPEDIGSLKNLSLLFLYTNQLTGTIPASIAMLPNLRDIRLFENNFSGQLPSELGKHSELENLEVSNNNLSGPLPESLCANGKLYNIVVFDNNFSGELPKNLSDCFLLNNLMLHNNRFSGNFPAKIWSLRKLTTVMIQNNGFTGVLPAKLSENILRIEMGNNKFSGSLPTSATGLHVFKAENNLISGELPADMSKFANLLDCVLSGNQLTGSIPTSVSLLQKLNYLHLSDNRLSGAIPFDSIVLLPSLSLLDLSQNEFTGDLCQE comes from the exons ATGAAACTTCCGACGCCAAAAATAATGTCGAGCATTCGCCTTCTACTCGTCGGCGTCTTTCTACTTGCCCGTAAATCGAGCTCCCAgcccaactccggcgaccaagCCACACTCCTAGCTATCAAGCAAGAGTGGGGAAACCCCACGCAGCTTGTGTCATGGGACCCCGTTGCCGACGCCAACCACTGCAGCTGGGCTGGTGTGGTCTGCGGTGGGGAACGAACCGTGATCGGGATATCCTTGGCGAGGCTGAACCTTACTGGAAAGATACCACAGTGTGTCTGCGACTTACCGAGCCTGACCCACCTCGACCTCTCCTACAACAACCTTAACGGCGGGTTTCCCGGCGCCCAGCTCTATGCGTGCTCCCATCTCCGCTTCCTCGACCTCTCCAACAACGCCTTCCATGGGGTCCTTCCGGATGACATCAGTCATCTGTCGCCCGCGATGGAGCACCTCAACCTGTCGACCAATCACTTCCATGGTGCCGTGCCAGCGGAGGTGGCCGGGTTGCTCGCGCTGAG GCTCACCGGGGAGCTACCACGCAAAATCACGGCAGTGAATTTGATAGATCTTGATGTTTCGTCAAACCAGCTTACCGGAGAAATGCCGGAAGACATTGGTAGCCTCAAGAACCTGAGCTTACTGTTCCTCTACACCAACCAGCTCACCGGCACCATTCCAGCAAGCATAGCGATGCTCCCAAATCTAAGAGACATCCGGCTATTTGAAAACAACTTCTCCGGCCAGCTCCCATCAGAGCTCGGGAAGCACTCGGAGCTCGAAAACCTCGAGGTCAGCAATAACAACTTGTCCGGACCGCTCCCTGAGTCTCTTTGCGCCAATGGGAAGCTGTACAACATCGTCGTCTTCGACAACAACTTCTCTGGCGAGCTCCCGAAGAACCTCAGCGACTGCTTCCTTTTGAACAACCTCATGCTACACAACAACCGTTTCTCTGGCAACTTCCCAGCCAAGATTTGGTCATTACGGAAGTTGACCACTGTGATGATACAGAATAATGGTTTCACTGGGGTTTTACCAGCTAAGTTATCTGAGAACATCTTACGGATTGAGATGGGGAACAACAAGTTCTCTGGTTCCTTGCCAACATCGGCAACTGGGCTGCATGTGTTCAAGGCGGAGAACAACCTGATCTCCGGCGAGCTACCGGCCGACATGAGTAAGTTCGCCAACCTTTTAGACTGTGTGTTGTCTGGCAACCAACTAACCGGTTCCATACCAACATCAGTCAGTTTGTTGCAGAAGCTCAATTATCTCCACCTAAGCGACAACCGCTTGTCCGGTGCAATTCCATTTGACAGCATCGTGCTGCTTCCGTCGCTGTCTCTCCTTGATTTGTCCCAGAATGAATTCACTGGAGACTTATGTCAAGAATAA